In a genomic window of Aeromonas veronii:
- the ltaE gene encoding low-specificity L-threonine aldolase translates to MRYIDLRSDTVTQPTDAMRQAMLHAEVGDDVYGEDPGVNALEAHGARLLGKQAALFVPSGTMSNLLAVMSHCQRGEGAILGNAAHIYRYEAQGSAVLGSVALQPLPMQRDGTLAFDDIKAALAPDDAHFVQTRLICLENTHNGKVLPLSYLQEMGAFVAERGLKLHLDGARLFNAAVASETPVEVIAAPFDSISICLSKGLGAPVGSLLVGSHDFIARARRLRKMLGGGMRQAGSLAQAGLFALEQHVTRLADDHRRAKRLAEGLAALPGIELDLSLVQSNMVFLRLAKGEPTQLLAFMKERGILFSGYGELRLVTHLQINDDDIEEVIDAFTEYLGAR, encoded by the coding sequence ATGCGCTATATCGATTTACGAAGTGACACCGTCACCCAGCCTACTGATGCCATGCGTCAGGCCATGCTCCACGCCGAAGTCGGTGACGATGTCTATGGTGAAGATCCGGGCGTCAACGCGCTGGAGGCCCATGGGGCCAGATTGCTGGGTAAACAGGCGGCGCTGTTTGTGCCATCGGGCACCATGTCCAACCTGCTGGCGGTGATGAGCCACTGTCAGCGTGGGGAGGGGGCCATCCTCGGCAACGCCGCTCACATCTATCGCTATGAAGCGCAGGGGAGTGCCGTGCTGGGCTCTGTGGCCCTGCAACCCTTGCCGATGCAGCGTGACGGCACGCTGGCCTTCGATGATATCAAGGCCGCGCTGGCCCCTGATGATGCCCACTTCGTTCAGACTCGCCTGATCTGCCTCGAGAACACCCACAATGGCAAGGTGCTGCCGCTCTCCTATCTGCAGGAGATGGGGGCATTCGTTGCCGAACGCGGCTTGAAGCTTCATCTCGATGGTGCCCGGCTCTTTAACGCTGCCGTGGCCAGCGAGACCCCGGTCGAGGTGATCGCCGCGCCGTTTGACAGTATCTCGATCTGCCTCTCCAAAGGGCTGGGCGCACCGGTGGGTTCGCTGCTGGTGGGCAGTCACGACTTCATCGCCCGGGCGCGCCGTTTGCGCAAGATGCTGGGGGGCGGCATGCGTCAGGCGGGCAGTCTGGCGCAAGCCGGTCTGTTTGCTCTCGAGCAGCATGTGACCCGTCTGGCCGATGATCATCGCCGTGCCAAACGGTTGGCCGAAGGGTTGGCTGCGCTGCCGGGCATCGAGCTGGATCTCTCGCTGGTACAGAGCAACATGGTATTTCTGCGCCTTGCCAAAGGGGAGCCGACACAGCTGCTCGCTTTTATGAAGGAGCGGGGCATTCTCTTCTCCGGTTATGGCGAGCTGCGCCTGGTGACTCATCTGCAGATCAACGATGACGATATTGAAGAGGTGATCGACGCCTTCACCGAGTATCTCGGGGCGCGTTGA
- a CDS encoding short-chain dehydrogenase, with translation MSYLILGSGALGSALARELMARGESFLLAGRTYPKGIEMGAFFPLPEVDAISFDALFTLYDTDPLPTVVINTIGLLHDVSFMPERRVEEVHPKWLCDSLLANAWPTLALAARFSRLMGNDHPLWLCAISDLAGSIAANQEGGRYSYRMSKTALDMGVKTLALEWVQRFPQAGVVAVAPGLMDSPMNAPFLSELPVEQLQDPAEVAVKLLNLIAGLSLTQSGQLLDLHGQPLPW, from the coding sequence ATGAGCTACTTGATCCTCGGTAGTGGTGCGCTGGGCTCGGCGCTGGCAAGAGAGCTGATGGCAAGGGGGGAGTCCTTCCTGCTGGCTGGGCGTACCTATCCAAAAGGGATCGAGATGGGGGCCTTCTTCCCGTTGCCAGAGGTCGATGCGATCTCGTTCGATGCCCTGTTTACCCTCTACGATACCGATCCGCTCCCTACCGTGGTCATCAACACCATCGGCTTGTTGCACGATGTCAGTTTTATGCCGGAGCGTCGGGTCGAAGAGGTGCACCCCAAATGGCTGTGCGACAGCCTGCTGGCTAATGCCTGGCCAACGCTGGCGCTGGCTGCCCGTTTCAGCCGGTTGATGGGCAATGACCATCCGTTGTGGCTCTGCGCCATCTCCGATCTGGCGGGTTCCATTGCCGCCAATCAGGAAGGGGGGCGTTACAGCTACCGGATGAGCAAGACGGCCCTCGACATGGGGGTGAAAACCCTGGCTCTTGAGTGGGTGCAACGTTTCCCGCAAGCGGGGGTGGTGGCAGTGGCGCCCGGCTTGATGGACTCCCCGATGAACGCTCCCTTTCTGAGCGAGTTGCCTGTGGAACAATTGCAGGATCCTGCCGAGGTGGCGGTGAAATTGCTCAATCTCATTGCTGGGTTATCGTTGACCCAATCGGGCCAGCTACTGGATCTCCACGGTCAGCCGCTGCCCTGGTAA
- a CDS encoding TerC family protein: MELLLDPHIWIGLFTLIILEIVLGIDNLVFIAILVKKLPPAQRDKARIIGLSLALLMRLGLLSVMSWLVTLTTPILHLWDHPFSGRDLILMGGGLFLLFKATSELHERLEAKPQDDGPVGAYASFGVVIAQILVLDAVFSLDSIITAVGMVEHLGVMMAAVTIAMVVMVLASKPLTRFVNAHPTVVVLCLSFLLMIGFSLVAEGFGFHIPKGYLYAAIGFSVLIEFFNQLAQRSAERHESKQPLRERTTAAIFKLMGSKAYQDQPDDDLDAPAAEPVSFGEEERYMVTGVLSLAERSIRTIMTPRSEMAWIDINDSSDEIRTLLQREPHSLFPICDGDLDEVIGVVKARDLLFALNEGQSLSELAKQNDPIIVPQTINVIRLLAELRKAKGSLILVSDEFGVIQGLVTTHDLLEAIVGELPDEDETPDIVRDGEGWLINGSTNIHHVEQVLEHEGLVSESDEYVTLAGMLLSHFGTLPTPGQQLQLQQLNFEVIEVSERRIERVRVMPGAA, translated from the coding sequence ATGGAATTGCTGCTGGATCCCCATATCTGGATCGGTCTGTTTACCCTGATCATTCTGGAAATCGTGCTGGGGATCGACAACCTGGTCTTTATCGCCATTCTGGTGAAAAAACTGCCCCCCGCCCAACGGGACAAGGCGCGCATCATCGGCCTGTCGCTGGCCCTGCTGATGCGACTTGGGCTTCTGAGCGTCATGTCATGGCTGGTCACCCTGACCACCCCGATTTTGCACCTGTGGGATCATCCCTTCTCCGGTCGGGACCTGATCCTGATGGGGGGCGGCCTGTTCCTGCTGTTCAAGGCCACCTCCGAGCTGCATGAGCGGCTGGAAGCCAAACCCCAGGATGATGGCCCGGTCGGCGCCTACGCCAGCTTCGGCGTGGTGATCGCCCAAATTCTGGTGCTCGATGCGGTCTTCTCGCTCGACTCCATCATCACCGCCGTCGGCATGGTGGAACACCTGGGCGTGATGATGGCCGCCGTGACCATCGCCATGGTGGTGATGGTGCTCGCCTCCAAGCCGCTGACCCGCTTCGTCAACGCCCACCCCACAGTGGTGGTGCTCTGCCTGAGCTTCCTGCTGATGATCGGTTTTAGCCTGGTGGCGGAGGGCTTCGGTTTCCACATTCCGAAAGGCTACCTCTATGCGGCCATCGGCTTCTCGGTGCTGATCGAGTTTTTCAACCAGCTGGCCCAGCGCAGCGCCGAGCGCCACGAATCCAAACAGCCGCTGCGCGAGCGCACTACAGCCGCCATCTTCAAATTGATGGGCAGCAAGGCCTATCAGGATCAGCCGGACGACGATCTGGACGCCCCAGCCGCCGAACCGGTGAGCTTTGGCGAGGAGGAGCGTTATATGGTGACCGGCGTACTGTCGCTGGCCGAGCGATCCATTCGCACCATCATGACCCCGCGCTCGGAGATGGCCTGGATCGATATCAACGACTCCAGCGACGAGATCCGCACCCTGCTGCAGCGCGAGCCCCACAGTCTGTTCCCCATCTGTGACGGGGATCTGGACGAGGTGATCGGGGTGGTCAAGGCGCGGGATCTGTTGTTTGCCCTCAACGAAGGGCAATCTTTGAGCGAACTGGCCAAGCAGAACGATCCCATTATCGTGCCGCAGACCATCAACGTGATCCGCCTGCTGGCAGAGCTGCGCAAAGCCAAGGGAAGCCTTATTCTGGTCTCAGACGAGTTTGGCGTCATTCAGGGGCTGGTCACCACCCACGATCTGCTGGAGGCCATCGTCGGCGAGCTGCCGGACGAGGACGAAACCCCGGATATTGTGCGCGATGGCGAAGGGTGGCTGATCAACGGCAGCACCAACATCCACCATGTAGAGCAGGTGTTGGAGCACGAAGGGCTGGTGAGCGAGAGCGACGAATACGTGACCCTGGCGGGCATGCTGCTCTCCCACTTCGGCACCCTGCCCACCCCGGGCCAGCAGTTGCAACTGCAGCAGCTCAACTTCGAGGTGATCGAGGTAAGCGAGCGGCGCATCGAACGGGTGAGAGTGATGCCGGGCGCGGCTTGA
- a CDS encoding cation diffusion facilitator family transporter, whose product MAHHSHVISTLVTTEKQALTLSLFGCITFAIFGIGYGLFVGSNAIMLDGIFTLFSMGMTGLGLVTAYLVTRPSDARFQYGYAHFEPITNVINGTIILLLCLGALYSGITTLLDGGREIDLGHALIYAAVSTFFCAIIYRIEAQVAEQVDSELVRVDSKEWLVDTLLSATLLIGFVVAIGLDAIGYGQYNRYIDPVLVSLLALCATLIPIKVLGRNLREVLKIAPKGDVPRQVEQEIEALRQRHGIECYSHLAKSGRRFDLELNILVAPGQEWPVERQDALRQELWSRLGDTLGDAWLSVCFTREKRWL is encoded by the coding sequence ATGGCTCACCACAGCCATGTTATCAGTACGCTGGTCACCACCGAAAAACAGGCGCTTACCCTGTCGCTGTTCGGTTGTATCACCTTTGCCATCTTCGGCATCGGCTACGGCCTCTTCGTCGGTTCCAACGCCATCATGCTCGATGGTATCTTCACCCTGTTCAGCATGGGCATGACAGGCCTCGGTCTTGTTACCGCCTATCTCGTTACCCGCCCTTCCGATGCGCGCTTCCAGTATGGCTACGCCCACTTCGAGCCCATCACCAACGTCATCAATGGCACCATTATTCTGCTGCTCTGCCTTGGCGCTCTCTATAGCGGCATCACCACCCTGCTAGATGGCGGACGAGAGATCGATCTCGGCCACGCTCTCATCTATGCCGCCGTCTCCACCTTCTTCTGCGCCATCATCTATCGTATCGAAGCCCAGGTCGCCGAGCAGGTAGACTCCGAGCTGGTGCGGGTCGACTCCAAGGAGTGGCTGGTGGATACCCTGCTCAGCGCCACCCTGCTTATCGGTTTCGTAGTCGCCATTGGCCTTGATGCCATCGGCTACGGCCAATACAACCGCTACATAGATCCGGTGCTGGTCTCGCTGCTGGCCCTCTGCGCCACTCTCATTCCCATCAAGGTGCTCGGTCGCAACCTGCGGGAAGTGTTGAAGATCGCCCCCAAGGGAGATGTGCCACGGCAAGTAGAACAGGAGATCGAGGCGCTGCGCCAGCGCCACGGCATCGAGTGCTACAGCCATCTGGCCAAAAGCGGTCGCCGCTTCGATCTGGAATTGAACATTCTGGTAGCGCCGGGTCAGGAGTGGCCCGTCGAACGTCAGGATGCCCTGCGTCAGGAGCTCTGGTCTCGCCTCGGCGACACCCTGGGGGATGCCTGGCTCTCGGTCTGTTTCACCCGCGAAAAGCGCTGGTTGTAA
- a CDS encoding hotdog fold thioesterase, whose translation MSHDIAPIWRKPMSLEGLNATSRNTLMAHLDIVYTAFGSDWLEATMPVDHRTHQPLGMLHGGASVVLAETLGSLAANMAVGPDSYCVGLEVNANHLRAKREGVVTGRCAPLHLGATTQVWQIEIRDERERLLCTSRLTMAVLKHKRDKDSGEA comes from the coding sequence ATGAGTCACGATATTGCGCCCATCTGGCGTAAACCCATGAGTCTGGAGGGGCTCAACGCCACCTCTCGCAACACCCTGATGGCCCATCTTGATATCGTCTACACGGCTTTTGGCTCCGATTGGCTGGAAGCGACCATGCCGGTGGATCACCGCACTCACCAGCCCCTGGGCATGCTGCATGGCGGCGCATCCGTGGTGCTGGCGGAGACGCTGGGTTCCTTGGCGGCCAATATGGCGGTAGGACCAGATAGCTACTGCGTGGGACTGGAGGTGAATGCCAACCATCTGCGGGCCAAGCGGGAAGGGGTGGTGACCGGTCGTTGCGCGCCGCTGCATCTGGGGGCGACGACTCAGGTGTGGCAGATTGAAATTCGGGACGAGCGGGAACGTTTATTGTGTACCAGCCGATTGACCATGGCGGTGCTCAAACACAAGCGGGACAAGGACTCTGGCGAAGCGTGA
- a CDS encoding PAS domain-containing protein: protein MEIREFHWLMNIVQNLDVGLVVLDKEYKVQVWNGFMESHSGRLAGEVRDGVLFELFPDVDRAWFERKANMVFKLNNRAFSTWEQKPYLLRFSNYRPITGSAPHMFQNLTLVPLADFGGQVTHIAVMIYDATDEAMLMSGQRQA, encoded by the coding sequence ATGGAAATCCGCGAATTTCATTGGCTGATGAACATAGTCCAGAATCTGGACGTTGGCTTGGTAGTGCTCGACAAGGAGTACAAGGTACAGGTGTGGAACGGCTTTATGGAGAGCCACAGCGGCCGACTGGCCGGTGAGGTGCGCGACGGCGTGCTGTTCGAGCTGTTCCCCGATGTGGACAGAGCCTGGTTCGAGCGCAAGGCCAACATGGTCTTCAAGCTCAACAACCGCGCCTTCAGCACCTGGGAGCAGAAGCCCTACCTGCTGCGTTTCTCCAACTACCGCCCCATTACCGGCTCAGCCCCCCACATGTTCCAGAACCTGACGCTGGTACCACTGGCCGATTTCGGTGGTCAGGTAACCCACATCGCGGTGATGATCTACGATGCCACCGATGAGGCCATGCTGATGAGCGGCCAGCGGCAGGCTTGA
- a CDS encoding FAD-binding oxidoreductase, translated as MIPRLDYQDSLSPTTLQFLELLERSAFRGDIEKSYASRLAMATDNSVYQVVPQAVLYPRSADDIAAMLKLAAEPAFASLSFFPRGGGTGTNGQSLGGGIIVDLSRYMNQIMEINLEEGWVRAQAGVVKDQLNAYLKPHGYFFSPDLSTSNRATLGGMINTDASGQGSLVYGKTSDHVLGLKAVLENGDIMATEPLTGERLADKLALESREGEIYRTLYRIGKERRADIEATFPKLNRFLTGYDLKHLYQPDTDTLDVSRVLCGSEGSLGFITEARLNITPIPRYRTLVNVKYDSFPSALRNAPFMVQAQALSVETVDSRVLGLARADIIWHSVKELIQDVPGKDLQGLNIVEFADTDEAEHKAKVAELCRRIDDLLAKSEAGIIGYQVCDHLPSIETIYTMRKKSVGLLGNAEGRKKPVAFTEDTAVPPESLADFIMEFRALLDAHGLDYGMFGHVDAGVLHVRPALDLCDPEQEVLLRRISDQVVALTAKYGGLMWGEHGKGFRSEYSPAFFGELWEELQRVKGAFDPANRINPGKICIPYGSGAELVSVDGPKRGKYDRQIPLAVRTSYTRAMDCNGNGLCFTFETDSPMCPSVKISRDRRHSPKGRAGLMREWLRQLAEQGFDPLAEEVALQSGGVRFKQLVDKVRNSWAKQRGEYDFSHEVMEAMAGCLACKACTSQCPIKVDVPDFRARFMQLYHSRYLRAPKDYFVGTVESYTPLLAKAPKLVNFFLEKEWAQKATEKSIGMVDVPLLSVPTLAESLHDNRARYFDLPGLERMSVEQRKQVVLIVQDPFTSYYDAPVVRDLVKLASKLGFQPYLLPFKPNGKPQHIKGFLRAFARTAANSAQFLNKVAALGIPMVGVDPAMVLCYRDEYAKALGSARGDFQVLLPQEWLLSLPADQLPVSADKAKHEEERDPEPWYLFAHCTEKTAKPSTHGDWSTLFSRFGASLQPVSVGCCGMAGTYGHDVKQVENSKGIYGLSWADPLARLPKARCLATGYSCRSQVKRMEGEKLKHPLQALLELL; from the coding sequence ATGATCCCGAGACTCGATTACCAGGACAGTTTGTCACCCACAACCCTGCAGTTTCTTGAGTTGCTAGAGCGCAGCGCATTTCGTGGTGATATCGAAAAGTCTTATGCAAGCCGGTTGGCGATGGCGACGGATAACAGCGTCTATCAGGTAGTACCTCAGGCGGTTCTCTATCCGCGCAGTGCGGACGACATAGCAGCAATGCTCAAGCTGGCCGCAGAGCCGGCGTTCGCCTCCTTGAGTTTTTTCCCTCGCGGTGGCGGTACCGGCACCAATGGTCAGTCATTGGGCGGCGGCATTATCGTCGATCTCTCCCGTTATATGAACCAGATCATGGAAATTAATCTAGAGGAGGGGTGGGTGCGTGCCCAGGCCGGGGTGGTGAAAGACCAGCTCAACGCCTATCTCAAGCCCCATGGCTACTTCTTCTCGCCGGATCTCTCCACCTCCAACCGCGCCACCTTAGGGGGCATGATCAACACCGACGCCTCGGGGCAGGGGTCACTGGTTTACGGCAAAACCTCGGATCATGTGCTGGGGCTCAAAGCCGTGCTGGAGAATGGCGACATCATGGCCACCGAGCCGCTGACCGGTGAGCGACTGGCCGACAAGCTGGCGCTGGAGAGTCGGGAAGGGGAGATCTATCGCACCCTCTATCGCATCGGCAAGGAGCGCCGCGCCGACATCGAGGCGACCTTCCCCAAGCTCAACCGCTTTCTGACCGGTTACGATCTCAAGCACCTCTATCAACCCGATACCGACACGCTGGATGTGAGCCGGGTGCTGTGCGGATCTGAAGGGTCTCTCGGCTTTATCACCGAAGCCAGACTCAACATCACCCCCATTCCGCGCTACCGCACCCTGGTCAACGTCAAGTACGACAGCTTCCCCTCCGCCCTGCGCAACGCCCCCTTTATGGTGCAGGCGCAAGCTCTCTCGGTGGAGACGGTGGACTCCCGGGTGCTGGGGCTGGCCCGCGCCGACATTATCTGGCATTCGGTGAAAGAACTTATTCAGGATGTGCCCGGCAAGGATCTGCAGGGGCTCAATATCGTCGAGTTTGCCGATACCGATGAAGCAGAACACAAGGCCAAGGTGGCAGAGCTCTGCCGCCGTATCGACGACCTGCTGGCCAAGAGTGAAGCCGGGATTATCGGCTATCAGGTATGTGACCACCTGCCGAGCATCGAGACCATCTACACCATGCGCAAGAAGTCGGTGGGGCTGCTGGGCAACGCCGAAGGGCGCAAGAAGCCGGTGGCCTTCACCGAAGATACCGCCGTGCCGCCAGAGTCGCTGGCCGATTTCATCATGGAGTTTCGCGCCCTGCTGGATGCCCACGGCCTCGACTACGGCATGTTCGGCCACGTCGATGCCGGTGTGCTGCACGTGCGCCCGGCGCTGGATTTGTGCGATCCCGAGCAGGAGGTGCTGCTGCGGCGCATCTCCGATCAGGTGGTGGCGCTCACCGCCAAATATGGCGGCCTGATGTGGGGCGAGCACGGCAAGGGCTTTCGCTCCGAATACAGTCCCGCCTTCTTTGGCGAGTTGTGGGAAGAGCTGCAGCGGGTCAAGGGGGCATTCGACCCGGCCAACCGCATCAACCCGGGCAAGATCTGTATCCCCTACGGTAGCGGCGCCGAGCTGGTGTCGGTGGATGGCCCCAAGCGCGGCAAGTATGACCGCCAGATCCCGCTCGCCGTGCGCACCAGCTACACCCGCGCCATGGATTGCAACGGCAACGGCCTCTGCTTCACCTTCGAGACCGACTCCCCCATGTGCCCCTCGGTCAAGATCAGCCGTGATCGCCGCCACTCCCCCAAGGGGCGGGCGGGCCTGATGCGTGAATGGTTGCGTCAGCTGGCGGAGCAGGGCTTCGATCCGCTGGCGGAAGAGGTGGCGCTGCAATCCGGTGGTGTGCGCTTCAAGCAGCTGGTGGACAAGGTGCGCAACAGCTGGGCCAAACAGCGCGGCGAATATGATTTTTCCCATGAGGTGATGGAGGCGATGGCCGGCTGTCTGGCCTGCAAGGCGTGCACCAGCCAGTGCCCGATCAAGGTGGATGTGCCCGATTTTCGCGCCCGCTTTATGCAGCTTTACCACAGCCGCTACCTGCGCGCGCCCAAGGATTACTTCGTCGGCACGGTGGAGAGCTATACGCCGCTGCTCGCCAAGGCGCCTAAGCTGGTCAACTTCTTCCTCGAAAAAGAGTGGGCCCAGAAGGCGACCGAGAAGAGTATCGGCATGGTGGATGTGCCGCTGCTCTCGGTGCCGACCCTGGCCGAGAGCCTGCACGACAACCGCGCCCGCTATTTTGATCTGCCGGGACTGGAGCGGATGAGTGTCGAGCAGCGCAAGCAGGTTGTGCTCATCGTGCAGGATCCCTTCACCAGCTATTACGACGCCCCCGTGGTGCGCGACCTGGTGAAACTCGCCAGCAAGCTCGGCTTCCAGCCCTATTTGCTGCCCTTTAAACCCAACGGCAAACCCCAGCATATCAAGGGGTTCCTGCGCGCCTTTGCCCGCACCGCTGCCAACAGTGCCCAGTTCCTCAACAAGGTGGCGGCGCTCGGCATCCCCATGGTGGGGGTGGATCCGGCCATGGTGCTCTGCTATCGCGACGAGTATGCCAAGGCGCTGGGGTCGGCCCGCGGTGATTTTCAGGTGTTGCTGCCACAGGAGTGGCTGCTGTCATTGCCGGCAGATCAGCTGCCCGTCAGCGCCGATAAGGCAAAGCACGAGGAGGAGCGCGATCCCGAGCCTTGGTATCTCTTTGCCCACTGTACCGAGAAGACCGCCAAGCCCTCGACCCACGGTGACTGGAGCACCCTGTTTAGCCGCTTCGGGGCCAGCTTGCAGCCAGTCTCTGTGGGTTGTTGCGGCATGGCGGGCACCTATGGTCACGACGTCAAACAGGTGGAGAATTCCAAGGGAATTTATGGGTTGAGCTGGGCTGACCCCCTTGCTCGTTTGCCCAAAGCGCGCTGCCTGGCGACCGGCTATTCGTGCCGCAGTCAGGTCAAGCGGATGGAGGGGGAGAAGCTTAAACATCCATTGCAGGCCCTGCTGGAGCTGCTCTGA
- a CDS encoding DEAD/DEAH box helicase: MSDTEQLPLFSELGLAAPVLKALQDVGYERPSPIQAAAIPHLMAGHDLLGQAQTGTGKTAAFALPLLSRLEAGNRNTQVLVLAPTRELALQVAEACQRYAHHMPDFHVLPIYGGSSYETQTRALRRGAQVVVGTPGRVMDLIRRKNLDLSGLKALVLDEADEMLRMGFIDDVDWIMEQCPSTRQVALFSATMPDQIRRVAQKHLKQPKEIKIITKTSTAPTIRQRYWQVTGLHKLDAMTRLLEVEPYEAVLVFVRTKNAAEELAGKLAARGHACEALHGDIPQKLRERTVDKLRQGQLDILIATDVVARGLDVERITHVVNYDIPYDTESYVHRIGRTGRAGRKGEAILFVAPRERRMLRAIEHATRQAIEPMKMPSTDDINQHRLAKFKERIRETMMGEELEIYVNLVNELIEEDSADPLELAAALAKLVQGDQPLLLDDSIPDPLLNASNDRGGFERRDFNDRGGRDFADRGDRPARRMPSLEPRPLKDNPDVEMERYRVDVGAHHGVKPGQIVGAIANEANIESRFIGNIDIADDFSTVDLPKGMTADVLEVIKKARVCQRPLQITRYTEVPAGSNTASRPPRGDRPFRGDRPFNKDRRPQGDRPFNKNGERREGGFNKDRKFGGKRRES; the protein is encoded by the coding sequence ATGTCTGATACCGAACAACTGCCCCTTTTTAGTGAGCTTGGACTGGCCGCGCCTGTATTGAAAGCGCTGCAAGACGTGGGCTATGAGCGCCCGTCACCGATCCAGGCCGCAGCAATTCCCCACCTGATGGCGGGACACGATCTGCTGGGGCAGGCGCAAACCGGTACAGGGAAGACCGCTGCTTTTGCCTTGCCTCTGTTGTCTCGTCTGGAAGCTGGTAACCGCAATACCCAGGTTTTGGTGCTGGCACCGACCCGTGAACTGGCGCTGCAGGTTGCCGAAGCGTGCCAACGCTACGCCCACCACATGCCGGACTTCCACGTACTGCCGATCTACGGTGGCTCCTCTTACGAAACCCAGACCCGCGCGCTGCGTCGTGGTGCCCAGGTGGTTGTCGGTACCCCGGGTCGTGTGATGGACCTGATCCGTCGCAAGAACCTGGACCTCTCCGGCCTGAAAGCGCTGGTACTGGACGAAGCCGATGAAATGCTGCGTATGGGCTTCATCGACGACGTGGACTGGATCATGGAGCAGTGCCCGAGCACGCGTCAGGTTGCCCTGTTCTCCGCCACCATGCCGGACCAGATCCGTCGCGTTGCCCAGAAGCACCTGAAGCAGCCCAAAGAGATCAAGATCATCACCAAGACGTCCACTGCACCGACCATCCGCCAGCGTTACTGGCAGGTAACTGGTCTGCACAAGCTGGACGCCATGACCCGTCTGCTGGAAGTCGAACCGTACGAAGCCGTACTGGTCTTCGTGCGCACCAAGAATGCTGCCGAAGAGCTGGCTGGCAAACTGGCCGCTCGTGGCCACGCCTGTGAAGCACTGCACGGCGACATCCCGCAGAAACTGCGTGAGCGTACCGTCGACAAGCTGCGTCAAGGCCAGCTGGACATCCTGATCGCCACCGACGTCGTCGCTCGTGGTCTGGACGTTGAGCGCATCACTCACGTAGTGAACTACGACATTCCGTATGACACCGAATCCTACGTTCACCGTATCGGTCGTACCGGTCGTGCTGGTCGTAAAGGTGAGGCCATCCTGTTCGTCGCTCCCCGCGAGCGTCGCATGCTGCGCGCCATCGAGCATGCAACTCGTCAGGCTATCGAGCCGATGAAGATGCCGAGCACCGATGACATCAACCAGCATCGTCTGGCCAAGTTCAAAGAGCGCATCCGCGAAACCATGATGGGTGAAGAGCTCGAGATCTACGTGAACCTGGTTAACGAGCTGATCGAAGAAGATTCTGCCGACCCGCTGGAGCTGGCTGCCGCACTGGCCAAGCTGGTACAGGGCGACCAACCGTTACTGCTGGATGACTCCATTCCGGATCCGCTGCTGAATGCCAGCAACGATCGTGGTGGTTTCGAGCGTCGTGACTTCAACGACCGTGGTGGTCGTGACTTTGCCGACCGTGGTGATCGTCCTGCCCGACGCATGCCGTCCCTGGAGCCGCGTCCGCTTAAAGACAACCCGGATGTGGAGATGGAGCGCTACCGCGTAGATGTGGGTGCTCATCACGGCGTCAAGCCGGGCCAGATCGTGGGCGCCATCGCCAACGAAGCGAATATCGAGAGTCGTTTCATCGGCAACATCGACATCGCTGATGACTTCTCCACTGTCGATCTGCCGAAAGGCATGACTGCCGATGTATTGGAAGTGATCAAGAAAGCCCGTGTTTGCCAGCGTCCGCTGCAAATCACCCGCTATACCGAAGTGCCAGCCGGCAGCAACACTGCCAGCCGTCCGCCCCGCGGTGATCGTCCGTTCCGTGGTGACCGTCCTTTCAACAAGGATCGCCGTCCCCAGGGTGACCGTCCGTTCAACAAGAACGGTGAGCGCCGTGAAGGTGGCTTCAACAAAGATCGCAAATTCGGTGGCAAGCGTCGCGAAAGCTGA